One genomic region from Dermacentor variabilis isolate Ectoservices chromosome 6, ASM5094787v1, whole genome shotgun sequence encodes:
- the LOC142585473 gene encoding SEC14-like protein 2 produces MYFVADMEGFSFWQLSSVEVVSAITESVRLYEANYPEILEEAFVINAPSLFPVLWNIVKPLLSQRTISKINIFGKDGWRDVLASRFDVERLPAHWGGRLRGPDGDGRCTNLICPGGPVPVEYRKNWSGTEGTRSCTVAAGCCWSLPVSVKQAGSELRWKFGTASGDLTFSVRFRPPGSVVEEAETRDVVAARRLPSSHGAPHSGSLRCHEPGTYELVFDNSFSWLTRKEISYSVQLLPPVAVRSEAEDDARAVVE; encoded by the exons ATGTACTTTGTCGCAGACATGGAAGGGTTCTCCTTCTGGCAGCTTTCGTCAGTAGAAG TGGTGTCTGCGATCACTGAGTCCGTGCGGTTATATGAGGCCAACTACCCTGAGATTCTTGAAGAAGCCTTTGTCATCAATG CCCCCAGCTTGTTTCCCGTGCTGTGGAACATCGTCAAACCGTTGTTGTCTCAGAGGACTATAAGCAAGATTAACATCTTTGGAAAGG ACGGCTGGCGTGATGTGCTGGCCAGCCGCTTCGACGTGGAGCGGCTTCCAGCTCATTGGGGCGGACGGCTGAGAGGACCCGACGGCGATGGACGCTGCACGAATCTG ATCTGTCCGGGAGGACCCGTGCCGGTCGAGTACAGAAAGAATTGGTCTGGAACTGAAGGCACCCGGTCATGCACCGTTGCAGCTGGGTGCTGCTGGTCGCTCCCG GTGTCTGTGAAGCAGGCTGGCTCCGAGCTGCGATGGAAGTTTGGCACGGCGTCAGGGGACTTGACGTTCTCTGTGCGATTCCGGCCGCCCGGAAGCGTCGTGGAGGAAGCAGAAACACGTGACGTTGTGGCTGCCAGGAGGCTTCCCTCCTCCCACGGTGCGCCACACAGCGGCAGCCTCCGTTGCCACGAGCCCGGAACTT ATGAGCTGGTGTTCGACAATTCCTTCAGCTGGCTGACGCGCAAGGAGATCAGCTACAGCGTGCAGCTGCTGCCTCCAGTGGCGGTGCGAAGCGAGGCCGAGGATGACGcaagagcagtcgtcgaatga
- the LOC142585474 gene encoding SEC14-like protein 2, with product MTGYLGCLNERQQAALNQFRDAVSDVKRPSDTDASLLRWLRARDFDVGQADRMYRHDIEWRKQNGVDDMLKNYKTPQIVKENFPGAILHPCKDGCPMWIVPAGINVKAFLAALTTEAVQRHCIYQLEYLESLKRTSSREAGQELETQYLVIDFDNFSIRNVYSWQVVKAITDVLQMMEDHFPECLEKCIAINAPSFFPILWRLIRPFLTQRTADKVEVFGKVDGWKELLLSIIDAASLPAHWGGDMVGPGNDPRCRHKVNYGGRFEEGVERGESLFGEAGVEQRTVSRRDRWELQVGVNKPGSRISWRFQVAAGDLAFGLRLLAGEPLLPLRRVETCSHAPQEGSWLCDSPGTYVLEFDNTHSWFTSKTLAYEVNVHIPEDAH from the exons ATGACCGGATACCTGGGTTGCCTAAACGAACGTCAGCAAGCCGCTCTGAATCAG TTTCGCGATGCGGTGTCAGACGTCAAGAGACCTTCGGACACGGACGCTTCCCTGCTGCGCTGGTTACGGG CTCGGGACTTCGACGTGGGCCAGGCGGATAGAATGTACCGTCAT GATATCGAATGGCGGAAGCAAAACGGGGTAGACGACATGCTGAAAAACTACAAGACTCCCCAG ATCGTAAAGGAAAACTTTCCCGGCGCAATACTGCATCCGTGTAAAGATGGCTGCCCTATGTGGATAGTTCCAGCAGGCATCAACGTTAAAG CGTTCCTGGCAGCGTTGACAACAGAGGCCGTACAACGCCACTGTATTTACCAGCTGGAGTACTTGGAGTCGCTCAAGAGAACGTCTTCAAGAGAG GCAGGCCAAGAACTAGAGACGCAGTACCTGGTGATCGACTTCGACAATTTTAGCATACGCAACGTCTACAGCTGGCAGG TGGTCAAGGCAATCACGGACGTGCTGCAAATGATGGAGGACCACTTCCCCGAGTGCCTTGAAAAATGCATTGCCATTAATG CGCCTAGTTTCTTCCCCATCCTATGGAGACTGATTCGGCCATTCCTGACCCAGAGGACGGCGGACAAAGTGGAAGTCTTCGGTAAAG TGGACGGCTGGAAAGAGCTTTTGCTGAGCATCATAGACGCAGCATCTCTTCCGGCCCACTGGGGCGGTGACATGGTGGGACCAGGCAACGACCCGAGATGCAGGCACAAG GTGAACTACGGCGGTCGCTTCGAGGAGGGTGTGGAACGAGGCGAATCACTCTTCGGCGAAGCTGGCGTCGAGCAGCGTACCGTCAGTCGCCGCGACCGGTGGGAGCTGCAGGTCGGCGTCAACAAGCCGGGGTCGCGAATCAGCTGGCGATTCCAGGTGGCCGCCGGAGATCTGGCATTCGGGTTGCGCTTGCTCGCAGGAGAGCCTTTGCTGCCTTTGCGACGCGTGGAGACATGCAGTCATGCGCCGCAGGAAGGAAGCTGGCTCTGCGATTCACCTGGGACAT